One Mytilus trossulus isolate FHL-02 chromosome 5, PNRI_Mtr1.1.1.hap1, whole genome shotgun sequence DNA segment encodes these proteins:
- the LOC134718685 gene encoding uncharacterized protein LOC134718685 → MLHVQIFIFFIILSTEINGKKMYMRVHHRQHYEIINEFEEQQFVRLRPGGHLKRELDDYFSSLEKKTTQDDGDQELEKELRNIPMAPVDGSKPHPFVKITRKHKTGKPWHSFLTEKLKRIKHYIASKLFSRENSTRTNDQQDNNYHTTEINITDENSTVIRHNDTRDLLEKILRVKRSKNYVDANEGWELQYSTTAKPASNKDSLQIGIDANDIKGADKSQIKFILKMIFVTLGSILLISLIAYCFIKDPKTCIIAFGSGCPCLLYMCPCLMNQLKMYLEPNKIVQDQMNTYMPGLIIHEDGKLENYKPTPEEMECILDIVDIIVDK, encoded by the exons ATGTTGCATGTgcaaatattcatatttttcatcattttaagCACAG aaattaaCGGGAAAAAGATGTACATGCGTGTTCACCATCGGCAGCATTATGAGATTATAAATG AATTCGAAGAACAGCAATTTGTCAGACTGAGACCTGGTGGTCATTTAAAACGTGAACTGGACGATTACTTTAGCTCACTTGAGAAAAAGACCACCCAAGATGATGGAGACCAGGAACTAGAAAAAGAACTCAGGAATATACCAATGGCACCTGTAGACGGTTCTAAGCCACACCCTTTTGTTAAAATAACCCGTAAACATAAAACAGGGAAACCATGGCATTCTTTTCTCACAGAAAAACTTAAAAGAATCAAACACTACATTGCAAGCAAATTATTTTCCAGAGAAAATTCCACTCGAACCAATGACCAACAAGATAACAACTACCATACGACAGAAATCAACATAACAGATGAAAACAGCACAGTAATAAGGCATAATGATACGAGAGATTTGCTCGAAAAAATATTGAGGGTTAAAAGATCCAAAAACTATGTAGACGCTAATGAGGGCTGGGAACTTCAATATTCAACAACAGCGAAACCTGCTTCAAATAAAGATTCTCTTCag ataggGATCGACGCCAACGACATCAAAGGAGCAGACAAGTCTCAAATAAAGTTCATactaaaaatgatttttgtgaCTCTTGGATCAATTTTGTTGATCTCTCTAATAGCATACTGTTTTATCAAAGATCCAAAGACGTGTATTATAGCGTTTGGGTCTGGTTGTCCGtgtttattatatatgtgtCCGTGTTTAATGAACCagctaaaaatgtatttggaaCCGAACAAAATTGTGCAGGATCAAATGAACACGTATATGCCAGGTTTGATCATACACGAGGACGGGAAACTTGAAAACTATAAACCAACACCGGAAGAAATGGAATGTATCTTGGATATTGTTGATATTATTgttgataaataa
- the LOC134718683 gene encoding ferrochelatase, mitochondrial-like isoform X1: protein MSKSVTYALQKHGHTLLKKVLPTTSLLCRNYAERKPKTGILMLNMGGPENTDDVGFFLNNLFMDKDLIPLPAQSRLAPLIAKRRTPKIQEQYRKIGGGSPIRQWTETQGKGMVEILDRISPETAPHKFYVGFRYVRPLTEDAIDAMDADGIERAVAFTQYPQYSCSTTGSSLNALYRYTTTKKGLPSPMVWSVIDRWPTHPGLVDAFADVIQKELDRFTPEQRDDVVILFSAHSLPMSVVNRGDPYPAEVGSTVNRVMEKLGHCNQYRLVWQSKVGPMPWLGPQTDAAIEGLAKNKRMNVLLVPIAFTSDHIETLHELDLEYAEELGAKHKMNIRRAAAMNDNPIFIEAQANLVKDHLASNIACSKQLLLQCPLCVNGTCGKTKAFFASQQELLDEMKSQEKSKAVSSA, encoded by the exons atgtcaaaatctgtTACATACG CTCTTCAGAAACATGGCCATACACTTCTCAAGAAAGTACTGCCAACTACATCATTGCTATGTAGAAATTATGCAGAAAG GAAGCCAAAAACAGGTATTTTGATGTTAAACATGGGAGGACCAGAGAACACTGATGATGTTGGGTTCTTCCTTAATAATCTGTTCATGGATAAAGATCTGATCCCCCTACCTGCTCAAAG TCGACTAGCTCCTTTGATAGCCAAAAGACGAACACCAAAAATACAGGAGCAATACAGAAAGATTGGAGGTGGTTCACCAATCAGGCAATGGACAGAAACCCAGGGAAAAGGCATGGTGGAAATTCTGGACAGGATTAGTCCTGAAACag CACCACACAAGTTTTATGTAGGATTTCGTTATGTACGACCTTTAACAGAGGATGCTATAGATGCCATGGATGC tgatGGTATAGAAAGAGCTGTTGCTTTTACCCAGTACCCACAATACAGTTGTTCAACAACAGGAAGTAGTCTTAACGCCTTATATCGATATACTACAACAAAGAAGGGTCTACCTAGTCCAATGGTTTGGAGTGTGATAGACAGATGGCCCACGCATCCAGGACTAGTTGAT gcaTTTGCAGATGTTATACAGAAGGAATTAGACAGATTCACACCAGAACAAAGAGATGATGTTGTTATATTGTTCTCTGCACATTCCCTGCCCATGTCG GTTGTAAACAGAGGAGATCCCTATCCAGCAGAAGTTGGTTCTACTGTTAACCGGGTTATGGAAAAACTAGGTCACTGTAACCAGTACAGGCTTGTATGGCAGTCTAAG GTTGGACCAATGCCATGGCTTGGGCCCCAAACAGATGCGGCTATAGAAGGTCTAGCTAAAAATAAGAGAATGAACGTCTTGTTGGTGCCTATTGCTTTCACTAGTGATCATATAGAAACATTACATGAGTTAGATCTGGAATATGCTGAGGAACTTGGTGCTAAA cATAAAATGAATATTCGAAGAGCTGCAGCCATGAATGATAATCCTATATTTATAGAG GCTCAAGCTAATTTAGTGAAAGATCATTTAGCCTCAAATATTGCATGTTCTAAACAGTTATTGCTACAATGTCCACTGTGTGTGAACGGAACATGTGGGAAGACAAAAGCTTTCTTTGCAAGTCAACAGGAGTTATTGGATGAAATGAAATCTCAGGAAAAATCTAAAGCTGTTTCATCAGCTTAA
- the LOC134718683 gene encoding ferrochelatase, mitochondrial-like isoform X2 — MSKSVTYALQKHGHTLLKKVLPTTSLLCRNYAERKPKTGILMLNMGGPENTDDVGFFLNNLFMDKDLIPLPAQSRLAPLIAKRRTPKIQEQYRKIGGGSPIRQWTETQGKGMVEILDRISPETAPHKFYVGFRYVRPLTEDAIDAMDADGIERAVAFTQYPQYSCSTTGSSLNALYRYTTTKKGLPSPMVWSVIDRWPTHPGLVDAFADVIQKELDRFTPEQRDDVVILFSAHSLPMSVVNRGDPYPAEVGSTVNRVMEKLGHCNQYRLVWQSKVGPMPWLGPQTDAAIEGLAKNKRMNVLLVPIAFTSDHIETLHELDLEYAEELGAKHKMNIRRAAAMNDNPIFIEAQANLVKDHLASNIACSKQLLLQCPLCVNGTCGKTKAFFASQQELLDEMKSQEKSKAVSSA, encoded by the exons atgtcaaaatctgtTACATACG CTCTTCAGAAACATGGCCATACACTTCTCAAGAAAGTACTGCCAACTACATCATTGCTATGTAGAAATTATGCAGAAAG GAAGCCAAAAACAGGTATTTTGATGTTAAACATGGGAGGACCAGAGAACACTGATGATGTTGGGTTCTTCCTTAATAATCTGTTCATGGATAAAGATCTGATCCCCCTACCTGCTCAAAG TCGACTAGCTCCTTTGATAGCCAAAAGACGAACACCAAAAATACAGGAGCAATACAGAAAGATTGGAGGTGGTTCACCAATCAGGCAATGGACAGAAACCCAGGGAAAAGGCATGGTGGAAATTCTGGACAGGATTAGTCCTGAAACag CACCACACAAGTTTTATGTAGGATTTCGTTATGTACGACCTTTAACAGAGGATGCTATAGATGCCATGGATGC tgatGGTATAGAAAGAGCTGTTGCTTTTACCCAGTACCCACAATACAGTTGTTCAACAACAGGAAGTAGTCTTAACGCCTTATATCGATATACTACAACAAAGAAGGGTCTACCTAGTCCAATGGTTTGGAGTGTGATAGACAGATGGCCCACGCATCCAGGACTAGTTGAT gcaTTTGCAGATGTTATACAGAAGGAATTAGACAGATTCACACCAGAACAAAGAGATGATGTTGTTATATTGTTCTCTGCACATTCCCTGCCCATGTCG GTTGTAAACAGAGGAGATCCCTATCCAGCAGAAGTTGGTTCTACTGTTAACCGGGTTATGGAAAAACTAG GTCACTGTAACCAGTATAGGCTTGTATGGCAGTCTAAG GTTGGACCAATGCCATGGCTTGGGCCCCAAACAGATGCGGCTATAGAAGGTCTAGCTAAAAATAAGAGAATGAACGTCTTGTTGGTGCCTATTGCTTTCACTAGTGATCATATAGAAACATTACATGAGTTAGATCTGGAATATGCTGAGGAACTTGGTGCTAAA cATAAAATGAATATTCGAAGAGCTGCAGCCATGAATGATAATCCTATATTTATAGAG GCTCAAGCTAATTTAGTGAAAGATCATTTAGCCTCAAATATTGCATGTTCTAAACAGTTATTGCTACAATGTCCACTGTGTGTGAACGGAACATGTGGGAAGACAAAAGCTTTCTTTGCAAGTCAACAGGAGTTATTGGATGAAATGAAATCTCAGGAAAAATCTAAAGCTGTTTCATCAGCTTAA
- the LOC134718683 gene encoding ferrochelatase, mitochondrial-like isoform X4, whose amino-acid sequence MLNMGGPENTDDVGFFLNNLFMDKDLIPLPAQSRLAPLIAKRRTPKIQEQYRKIGGGSPIRQWTETQGKGMVEILDRISPETAPHKFYVGFRYVRPLTEDAIDAMDADGIERAVAFTQYPQYSCSTTGSSLNALYRYTTTKKGLPSPMVWSVIDRWPTHPGLVDAFADVIQKELDRFTPEQRDDVVILFSAHSLPMSVVNRGDPYPAEVGSTVNRVMEKLGHCNQYRLVWQSKVGPMPWLGPQTDAAIEGLAKNKRMNVLLVPIAFTSDHIETLHELDLEYAEELGAKHKMNIRRAAAMNDNPIFIEAQANLVKDHLASNIACSKQLLLQCPLCVNGTCGKTKAFFASQQELLDEMKSQEKSKAVSSA is encoded by the exons ATGTTAAACATGGGAGGACCAGAGAACACTGATGATGTTGGGTTCTTCCTTAATAATCTGTTCATGGATAAAGATCTGATCCCCCTACCTGCTCAAAG TCGACTAGCTCCTTTGATAGCCAAAAGACGAACACCAAAAATACAGGAGCAATACAGAAAGATTGGAGGTGGTTCACCAATCAGGCAATGGACAGAAACCCAGGGAAAAGGCATGGTGGAAATTCTGGACAGGATTAGTCCTGAAACag CACCACACAAGTTTTATGTAGGATTTCGTTATGTACGACCTTTAACAGAGGATGCTATAGATGCCATGGATGC tgatGGTATAGAAAGAGCTGTTGCTTTTACCCAGTACCCACAATACAGTTGTTCAACAACAGGAAGTAGTCTTAACGCCTTATATCGATATACTACAACAAAGAAGGGTCTACCTAGTCCAATGGTTTGGAGTGTGATAGACAGATGGCCCACGCATCCAGGACTAGTTGAT gcaTTTGCAGATGTTATACAGAAGGAATTAGACAGATTCACACCAGAACAAAGAGATGATGTTGTTATATTGTTCTCTGCACATTCCCTGCCCATGTCG GTTGTAAACAGAGGAGATCCCTATCCAGCAGAAGTTGGTTCTACTGTTAACCGGGTTATGGAAAAACTAGGTCACTGTAACCAGTACAGGCTTGTATGGCAGTCTAAG GTTGGACCAATGCCATGGCTTGGGCCCCAAACAGATGCGGCTATAGAAGGTCTAGCTAAAAATAAGAGAATGAACGTCTTGTTGGTGCCTATTGCTTTCACTAGTGATCATATAGAAACATTACATGAGTTAGATCTGGAATATGCTGAGGAACTTGGTGCTAAA cATAAAATGAATATTCGAAGAGCTGCAGCCATGAATGATAATCCTATATTTATAGAG GCTCAAGCTAATTTAGTGAAAGATCATTTAGCCTCAAATATTGCATGTTCTAAACAGTTATTGCTACAATGTCCACTGTGTGTGAACGGAACATGTGGGAAGACAAAAGCTTTCTTTGCAAGTCAACAGGAGTTATTGGATGAAATGAAATCTCAGGAAAAATCTAAAGCTGTTTCATCAGCTTAA
- the LOC134718686 gene encoding uncharacterized protein LOC134718686, with protein MASLNMKVDLSKQCIPDSSHGVKRNRSDSEKQLLCNDFQIKFDSDTFALDEYDVFTKGILHFIEKSTCSEVFNLFFKGRREDKEKYECFQHALLDVFDIDCCDIDDIDNEDIQKLNQKIEDCHWIDRYISRTDCNRQPIRRLCDRELCSSLKMFMWQLLHMHRKQKGNGPKKLSKGMYQGLFVSFARIFGLNIVSGSNVEKYSMTIKENDFIATPDAVICHPSALDSDKIFAVITVKQDQEEENDPVESSSKKQKTSPEDHIDSCLKGQHCGQLVCTLPFSVFGNCGMYGFVVQETNVTLTCFRPDDGYYEDLCNGCLRQNKAVVTFSKQYNILKKNDRRQLVDMLLDFEKLLKFLSVKI; from the exons ATGGCGTCGTTGAATATGAAAGTAGATTTGTCAAAACAATGTATTCCTGATTCATCACATGGTGTGAAACGGAACCGCTCTGATTCTGAAAAACAACTACTCTGCAATGATTTCCAAATCAAGTTCGACAGTGACACTTTTGCTTTAGATGAATATGACGTATTTACGAAGGGTATTTTGCACTTTATTGAAAAATCAACATGTTCTGAGgtattcaatcttttttttaaaggtcgAAGAGaggataaagaaaaatatgagtGTTTTCAGCACGCACTTCTTGATGTTTTTGACATTGACTGTTGTGATATTGATGATATTGATAATGAGGACATACAGAAATTAAACCAGAAGATTGAAGACTGTCATTGGATTGACAGATACATATCCAGGACTGATTGTAATCGGCAACCAATCAGAAG ACTTTGTGACAGAGAACTCTGTTCAAGTCTGAAGATGTTTATGTGGCAGCTATTACACATGCATAGGAAACAAAAAGGAAACGGACCAAAGAAACTTTCAAAAGGAATGTATCAaggactttttgtctcttttgcAAGAATATTTGGCTTAAATATTGt GAGTGGTTCAAATGTTGAAAAGTACTCTATGACAATTAAAGAAAATGACTTTATTGCAACACCAGATGCAGTTATATGCCATCCATCTGCCTTAGATAGTGACAAAATCTTTGCTGTTATAACG GTAAAACAAGATCAAGAAGAAGAAAATGATCCAGTTGAAAGTTCAAGCAAAAAACAGAAGACATCACCTGAAGACCATATTGATTCCTGTCTGAAAGGTCAACATTGTGGTCAGCTCGTGTGTACATTACCGTTCTCTGTGTTTGGAAATTGTGGAATGTATGGATTTGTTGTACaagaaacaaat gtGACATTAACATGTTTCCGGCCAGATGATGGATATTACGAAGATTTGTGTAATGGATGTTTACGGCAAAACAAAGCAGTTGTGACATTTagtaaacaatataatattCTAAAGAAAAATGACAGAAGACAATTAGTGGATATGTTGTTGGATTTTGAAAAGTTACTGAAATTTCTTTCTGTGAAAATATAG